In Acidaminococcus timonensis, one DNA window encodes the following:
- the carB gene encoding carbamoyl-phosphate synthase large subunit, protein MPKKENVKKVMVIGSGPIIIGQAAEFDYSGTQACRALKEEGLEVVLVNSNPATIMTDVHIADRVYVEPLDVEFLEAIIAKERPDSLLATLGGQIGLNLAIELDKKGILKKYNVQLLGTQIPSIMKAEDRELFKETMEKLHQPIPQSTIVESVDAAKEFAQKVGFPLIVRPAYTLGGTGGGIAHNMDQLDDITTKGLMYSLIGQALIERSVAGWKEIEYEVVRDHEDNCITVCNMENIDPVGVHTGDSIVVAPCQTLTDREVQMLRTAAIDIVRELGVEGACNVQYALNPDSEEYIVIEVNPRVSRSSALASKATGYPIAKVAAKIAAGYTLDEIENAVTRKTSACFEPTLDYCVIKIPRWPFDKFVNADHTLGTQMKATGEVMAIERNIEAGLLKAVRCLEIGLIHMDLPELHKLTDQEVFDKVRKVDDERLFTIAEAFRRGMTVDQAHAITKIDEFFLRKIRHIVELETRLKSEELTPELMGEVKKRGFADETIGRLVGKTGLEIRAIRKEMGITPVYKMVDTCAAEFDAETPYYYSTYGVEDEVEDTDRKKVMVLGSGPIRIGQGVEFDYCSVHSVWALKDLGYETIIVNNNPETVSTDFDTADRLYFEPLTLEDVLNVIDREKPEGVIVQFGGQTAINLAGPLHACGVKILGSSVDSIDRAEDRERFDELLTQVGIPRPKGHTVFDIDGALKAANDVGYPVMVRPSYVLGGRAMEIVYNDEELKYYMNNAVKASHEHPVLVDHYLMGTEVEVDAICDGKEVLMPGIMEHIERAGVHSGDSIAVYPPRTLSENVIEQIVDYTNKLALGLEVHGMINIQYIVRDEKLYVIEVNPRSSRTVPFLSKVTGVSMVDVATKCAMGVSLKEQGFEPGLKLFPDYYAVKAPVFSFNKMTDVDITLGPEMKSTGEVMCIDPQFPRALYKAFIAAGTHIPKSGAILITVADQDKEEVVPIAEGFEDLGYELVATAGTAKFLESKGIHVGRVEKASAGTPNLLDDIKEGRICMVINTLTHGSDATRDGFKIRRSTVEHAIPCLTSLDTARALGKAIGAMRRRHVVSVVALQDLKSE, encoded by the coding sequence ATGCCAAAGAAGGAAAATGTAAAGAAAGTCATGGTCATTGGTTCCGGCCCGATCATCATCGGTCAGGCTGCGGAATTCGACTACAGCGGTACCCAGGCCTGCCGCGCCCTGAAGGAAGAAGGGCTGGAAGTGGTGCTGGTGAACTCCAACCCGGCCACCATCATGACCGATGTGCACATTGCTGACCGGGTCTATGTGGAACCCCTGGATGTGGAATTCCTGGAAGCCATCATCGCCAAGGAACGGCCGGATTCCCTGCTGGCCACCCTGGGCGGCCAGATCGGCCTGAACCTGGCCATCGAACTGGATAAAAAAGGCATCCTGAAGAAATACAACGTCCAGCTCCTGGGCACCCAGATCCCCAGCATCATGAAGGCGGAAGACCGGGAACTGTTCAAGGAAACCATGGAAAAACTCCATCAGCCCATTCCCCAGAGCACCATTGTGGAAAGTGTGGATGCGGCCAAGGAATTCGCCCAAAAGGTGGGCTTCCCCCTGATCGTGCGTCCGGCCTATACCCTGGGTGGTACCGGCGGCGGCATCGCCCACAACATGGATCAGCTGGATGACATCACCACCAAGGGGCTGATGTACTCCCTGATCGGTCAGGCCCTGATCGAACGGTCTGTGGCCGGCTGGAAAGAAATCGAATACGAAGTGGTGCGGGACCATGAGGACAACTGCATCACCGTCTGCAACATGGAAAACATCGACCCGGTGGGGGTACATACCGGTGACTCCATCGTGGTGGCACCCTGCCAGACCCTGACGGACAGGGAAGTGCAGATGCTGCGTACCGCTGCCATCGACATCGTACGGGAACTGGGCGTGGAAGGCGCCTGCAACGTGCAGTATGCCCTGAACCCGGACAGCGAGGAATACATCGTCATCGAAGTGAACCCCCGTGTGAGCCGTTCTTCTGCCCTGGCTTCCAAAGCCACCGGTTACCCCATCGCCAAGGTGGCTGCCAAGATCGCTGCCGGTTATACCCTGGATGAAATCGAAAACGCCGTGACCCGGAAGACCTCCGCCTGCTTCGAACCCACCCTGGACTACTGCGTCATCAAGATCCCCCGCTGGCCCTTCGACAAATTCGTCAACGCCGACCATACCCTGGGTACCCAGATGAAGGCCACCGGCGAAGTGATGGCCATCGAACGGAACATCGAAGCCGGGCTGCTGAAGGCTGTCCGCTGCCTGGAAATCGGTCTGATCCATATGGATCTGCCGGAACTGCATAAACTGACCGACCAGGAAGTGTTCGACAAAGTCCGCAAGGTGGACGACGAACGGCTCTTCACCATTGCCGAAGCCTTCCGGAGAGGCATGACGGTGGACCAGGCCCACGCCATCACCAAGATCGATGAATTCTTCCTGCGGAAGATCCGGCACATCGTGGAACTGGAAACCCGGCTGAAGAGCGAAGAATTGACGCCGGAACTGATGGGTGAAGTGAAGAAGCGCGGGTTCGCCGACGAGACCATCGGCCGTCTGGTGGGGAAGACCGGCCTGGAAATCCGGGCCATCCGGAAAGAAATGGGTATTACCCCGGTGTACAAGATGGTGGATACCTGTGCCGCCGAATTCGATGCGGAAACTCCGTACTACTATTCCACCTATGGTGTGGAAGACGAAGTGGAGGACACCGACAGGAAAAAGGTCATGGTGCTGGGTTCCGGCCCCATCCGGATCGGCCAGGGCGTGGAGTTCGACTACTGCTCCGTACACTCTGTATGGGCCCTGAAGGATCTGGGATACGAAACCATCATCGTGAACAACAACCCGGAAACCGTTTCCACTGACTTCGATACGGCTGACCGTCTGTACTTCGAACCCCTGACCCTGGAAGATGTGCTGAACGTGATCGACCGGGAAAAACCGGAAGGGGTCATCGTGCAGTTCGGCGGCCAGACTGCCATCAACCTGGCAGGCCCGCTCCATGCCTGCGGTGTGAAGATCCTGGGCAGCTCCGTGGACAGCATCGACCGGGCAGAAGACCGGGAGCGGTTCGATGAACTGCTGACCCAGGTGGGCATCCCCCGTCCCAAAGGCCATACGGTATTCGACATCGACGGCGCCCTGAAAGCTGCCAACGATGTGGGCTACCCTGTAATGGTACGTCCTTCCTATGTACTGGGCGGACGGGCCATGGAAATCGTCTACAACGATGAAGAATTGAAATATTATATGAACAATGCCGTGAAGGCTTCCCACGAACACCCTGTCCTGGTGGACCATTATCTGATGGGCACCGAAGTGGAAGTGGATGCCATCTGCGACGGCAAAGAGGTGCTGATGCCGGGCATCATGGAACACATCGAACGGGCCGGGGTCCACTCCGGCGACTCCATCGCCGTGTATCCGCCCCGCACCCTCAGCGAAAATGTGATCGAACAGATCGTGGATTACACCAACAAGCTGGCCCTGGGCCTGGAAGTCCACGGCATGATCAACATCCAGTACATCGTTCGGGACGAAAAACTGTATGTGATCGAAGTGAACCCCCGGAGCAGCCGTACAGTACCGTTCCTGAGCAAGGTCACCGGCGTTTCCATGGTGGATGTGGCCACCAAGTGTGCCATGGGCGTTTCCCTGAAGGAACAGGGCTTCGAACCGGGCCTGAAACTGTTCCCGGATTACTACGCCGTCAAGGCACCGGTGTTCAGCTTCAACAAGATGACCGATGTGGATATCACCCTGGGGCCGGAAATGAAATCCACCGGCGAAGTGATGTGCATCGACCCGCAATTCCCCAGAGCGCTGTATAAGGCCTTCATCGCTGCCGGTACCCATATCCCCAAGAGCGGCGCCATCCTGATCACCGTGGCGGACCAGGACAAGGAAGAAGTGGTGCCCATCGCCGAAGGGTTCGAAGACCTGGGCTATGAACTGGTGGCCACTGCGGGAACCGCCAAATTCCTGGAAAGCAAGGGCATCCATGTGGGCCGGGTGGAAAAGGCCAGTGCCGGTACCCCCAACCTGCTGGACGACATCAAGGAAGGCCGGATCTGCATGGTGATCAATACCCTGACCCACGGCAGCGATGCCACCAGAGACGGGTTTAAGATCCGCCGTTCTACGGTGGAACACGCCATCCCCTGCCTGACCAGCCTGGATACGGCCCGGGCCCTGGGAAAGGCCATCGGGGCCATGCGGCGTCGTCACGTGGTGAGCGTGGTGGCTCTGCAGGATCTGAAATCGGAGTAA